A region from the Drosophila ananassae strain 14024-0371.13 chromosome 2L, ASM1763931v2, whole genome shotgun sequence genome encodes:
- the LOC6500240 gene encoding UPF0691 protein C9orf116 homolog — protein MCEQYCDKFETFNPEVEFAKFQKRKPVVRTAELYQNLHKREDIKCPYSFKGYGVETDANTMYRTCNSEYGYYAPNVYTIPKRFYPLPQKFSNEVVRFGMYRNFSLNTHMDRTFY, from the exons ATGTGCGAGCAGTATTGTGACAAGTTCGAGACCTTCAACCCGGAGGTTGAGTTTGCAAAGTTTCAGAAGCGCAAGCCGGTGGTGAGAACCGCCGAACTCTACCAGAATCTTCACAAACGCGAGGACATCAAGTGCCCCT ACAGCTTCAAGGGCTATGGCGTGGAAACAGACGCCAACACCATGTACCGCACCTGCAACTCTGAGTACGGCTACTATGCCCCCAACGTCTATACCATTCCGAAGCGCTTCTACCCACTGCCCCAGAAGTTCTCCAACGAAGTGGTCCGCTTCGGAATGTATCGCAATTTCTCCCTGAACACGCACATGGATCGCACTTTCTATTGA
- the LOC6500316 gene encoding multiple coagulation factor deficiency protein 2 homolog has product MYKMCNLSNLLNFIICVASFSQNFDASLAVKRGPHHPRGETRRVDQHLTHEEHRIDDDLRDMGVQASLEDMTEEEKIFYMFKAHDNDNNNALDGLEMIQSAMHHNYDYFKNSERDEYLQNATDELEHFIEAIDKFLLIADDNNDGLLHYPEFVKAITGGKEQISVDRNILR; this is encoded by the exons ATGTACAAAATGTGCAATCTGTCCAACCTACTCAACTTCATCATCTGCGTAGCAAGTTTTAGCCAAAACTTCGACGCCTCTTTGGCCGTGAAGAGGGGACCGCACCACCCGAGGGGGGAGACGCGGAGGGTGGACCAACATCTCACCCACGAAGAGCA TCGCATCGATGACGACCTGCGGGACATGGGCGTGCAGGCGAGTCTGGAGGACATGACCGAGGAGGAGAAGATCTTCTACATGTTTAAG GCCCACGACAATGATAACAATAATGCCTTAGATGGCCTGGAGATGATTCAGTCGGCCATGCATCACAACTATGATTACTTCAAGAACAGCGAGAGGGACGAGTATCTGCAGAATGCCACAGATGAGCTGGAGCATTTTATAG AGGCAATCGACAAGTTTTTGCTGATTGCCGACGACAATAACGACGGTCTGTTGCACTACCCCGAGTTCGTGAAGGCCATTACTGGAGGCAAGGAGCAGATCAGTGTGGACAGGAACATCCTGCGCTAA
- the LOC6500239 gene encoding uncharacterized protein LOC6500239, producing the protein MSQLSWNYLIFFGTCLLCRSGLTEAASYQLQTYDVEANAGIEVMTNSTEGYPQGAVTYMEKPFSWLRNAQNMFGSPAGHVIIQVAKELIHRSAGNSQVLSLNLTNLLIIVLLKVLIFSAGMLGAGHWSGYGYGYGRGSTGRSDSDFGLGLKSGDDYMITGFLAAQGAGRDECLYAASCACPTAAYEYAKAGRALLGAIEVFEGTPLEKPRYNDLIVLMEKAAYDGFRGVACNTTETCDGLL; encoded by the exons ATGTCGCAACTAAGCTGGAATTATCTAATCTTCTTCGGGACGTGCCTCCTTTGCCGCTCAGGCCTCACGGAGGCAGCCAGCTACCAGCTGCAGACCTACGACGTGGAGGCTAACGCGGGCATAGAAGTTATGACGAACTCTACGGAAGGATATCCCCAAGGAGCGGTGACTTATATGGAGAAGCCATTTTCCTGGCTGCGAAATGCCCAGAATATGTTCGGAAGTCCTGCCGGGCACGTCATCATACAGGTCGCCAAGGAACTCATCCACAGGTCAGCTGGAAACAGTCAG GTTCTGAGTCTCAACCTGACCAATCTGCTCATCATAGTCCTCCTCAAGGTGCTGATCTTCTCCGCCGGCATGCTGGGCGCTGGTCACTGGAGTGGCTACGGCTATGGTTACGGCCGCGGCTCCACCGGACGCAGTGACAGTGACTTTGGCCTTGGACTGAAATCTGGAGATGATTACATGATAACAGGGTTCCTAGCCGCCCAGGGAGCGGGTCGGGATGAGTGTCTGTATGCAGCCAGCTGCGCGTGCCCGACGGCGGCCTACGAATATGCCAAGGCAGGACGAGCTCTTTTGGGAGCCATCGAGGTGTTCGAAGG GACCCCTCTGGAAAAGCCACGATACAACGACCTGATTGTTCTAATGGAGAAGGCCGCCTACGATGGCTTCCGGGGAGTGGCCTGCAATACCACGGAGACCTGCGATGGGCTGCTTTGA
- the LOC6500238 gene encoding LOW QUALITY PROTEIN: synapsin (The sequence of the model RefSeq protein was modified relative to this genomic sequence to represent the inferred CDS: substituted 1 base at 1 genomic stop codon), translating to MPPPPAPGQPAGAAPELSLSFGAGKAPPTTAAPGPPRGVSAPTSPAKSRESLLQRVQSLTGAARDQGASILGAAVQSATQRAPTFNKDKYFTLLVLDDQNTDWSKYFRGRRLHGDFDIRVEQAEFRDITVVSSADTGPVVTMAAYRSGTRVARSFRPDFVLIRQPPRDGSSDFRSTILGLKYGGVPSINSLHSIYQFQDKPWVFSHLLQLQRRLGRDGFPLIEQTFFPNPRDLFQFTKFPSVLKAGHCHGGVATARLENQSALQDAAGLVSGAGNDSHCYCTIEPYIDAKFSVHIQKIGNNYKAFMRKSITGNWKTNQGSAMLEQITLTEKYKSWVDEISELFGGMEVCGLSVVVAKDGREYIISACDSTFALIGDTQEEDRRQIADLVSGRMQNVCRPSMAQTGPGKLPSRSSVSSRAESPTDEGIAPTPPLPAGPRPAPMGGPPPIPERTSPAVGSIGRLSSRSSISELPEEPSSSGPSTVGGVRRDSQTSQASSISSASRVGQRPPQSQTSVVEDAEDTMKNLRKTFAGIFGDMXEIANKKRGRTASETSSGPGSVPGSAGPGSGGFSGSFLGKQFSFASKTGAGAGAGEGVISTQPTRPSEEPPAVPGEAQPGSSVSDSGLKNTDTDRAGYQPVTNFEPQERVNPFDKDPHKSQSAASINTTTSSSSSMSSSSISSRVNRNGNAMKSPPPPTGPPPPPPTNSSGYRNSFSSSLSKDKTSYGNYGSNTSVETITRMDTTNTGATTITEASGGAASGVTAITNISNSGVGSGIGPGPGGEIAPNTGTITTSVTTNDWRSAIGMRSASVYSAPAAVTTTGALPGDTSGYDSNSIASQGAGYNNPSDLPSYTRPSYSRSESNASKQSDLDVIFGDSKTTPISYGNGKYTRAAGSLSDADMIFGGPPSNYKSDRFGAAKSMSMSSSGVGGSGNGSGSYKIYDGIQNAAFSDFSDSGSVSSMGSNSKRWSSHNKEEDDELDLK from the exons ATGCCGCCTCCTCCGGCACCGGGCCAGCCAGCCGGCGCCGCTCCGGAGCTCTCACTGAGCTTTGGCGCCGGAAAGGCTCCGCCAACCACCGCCGCCCCCGGGCCGCCGCGTGGCGTGAGTGCGCCTACCAGTCCGGCCAAGTCGCGGGAAAGCCTGCTCCAGCGGGTGCAGAGCCTGACAGGCGCCGCCCGGGATCAGGGAGCTTCCATCTTAG GAGCTGCGGTCCAGAGCGCCACCCAACGGGCGCCGACCTTCAACAAGGACAAGTACTTTACGCTGCTCGTTCTGGATGACCAGAACACGGACTGGTCCAAGTACTTCCGCGGCCGCCGGCTGCACGGCGACTTCGACATCCGCGTGGAGCAGGCCGAGTTCAGG GACATTACGGTGGTGTCCAGCGCCGACACCGGACCGGTTGTCACTATGGCGGCCTATCGCAGCGGAACTCGG GTGGCGCGCTCCTTCCGGCCGGACTTTGTGTTGATTCGCCAGCCGCCTCGCGACGGGTCCAGCGACTTCCGCTCCACAATCCTGGGCCTGAAGTACGGCGGAGTGCCCAGCATAAACTCGCTGCACTCGATCTACCAGTTCCAG gACAAACCCTGGGTATTCTCGCACCTGTTGCAGCTGCAACGTCGCCTGGGACGTGACGGCTTCCCGCTGATCGAGCAGACCTTCTTCCCCAATCCGCGGGATCTG TTCCAGTTCACCAAGTTCCCCAGCGTTCTGAAGGCTGGACACTGCCACGGCGGAGTGGCCACCGCCCGACTGGAGAACCAGAGCGCCCTGCAAGACGCCGCCGGTCTGGTGAGCGGCGCCGGGAACGATTCCCACTGCTACTGCACCATTGAGCCCTACATCGACGCCAAGTTCAGCGTGCACATCCAGAAGATTGGCAACAACTACAAGGCATTTAT GCGCAAATCCATCACCGGCAATTGGAAGACCAATCAGGGCTCCGCCATGCTGGAGCAAATCACCTTAACCGAGAAGTACAAAAGCTGGGTGGACGAG ATATCGGAGCTCTTTGGCGGCATGGAAGTGTGCGGCCTGTCCGTGGTGGTGGCCAAGGATGGACGCGAATACATCATCAGCGCCTGTGACAGCACCTTCGCTCTCATCGGGGACACCCAGGAGGAGGATCGCAGGCAGATCGCTGACTTGGTCTCGGGACGGATGCAG AACGTTTGCCGACCCAGCATGGCCCAGACAGGACCAGGCAAGCTGCCCTCCCGCTCTTCGGTGTCCTCGCGTGCGGAGAGCCCCACTGACGAGGGCATAGCCCCCACTCCTCCTCTTCCGGCTGGTCCCCGCCCGGCGCCCATGGGTGGCCCGCCGCCCATTCCCGAGCGCACCTCACCAGCCGTGGGCTCCATCGGACGGCTCAGCAGCCGCAGTAGCATCTCGGAACTGCCGGAGGAGCCCTCCTCCTCGGGCCCCAGCACCGTGGGCGGAGTGCGCCGCGATTCGCAGACCTCGCAGGCCTCGAGCATCTCCTCGGCTTCGCGGGTGGGCCAGAGGCCACCCCAGAGTCAGACCTCGGTGGTGGAGGACGCCGAGGACACCATGAAGAACCTGAGGAAGACCTTCGCGGGCATATTTGGGGACATGTAGGAAATCGCTAACAAGAAGCGCGGCAGGACGGCGAGCGAGACGAGCAGCGGCCCGGGCAGCGTGCCCGGAAGCGCCGGACCGGGGTCTGGAGGATTCAGTGGCTCCTTCCTCGGCAAGCAGTTCTCGTTCGCCAGCAAGACAGGTGCGGGCGCAGGTGCGGGGGAGGGGGTGATATCCACCCAGCCAACCCGCCCCAGCGAGGAACCGCCTGCCGTGCCCGGAGAGGCTCAGCCGGGCAGCAGCGTTTCGGATAGCGGTTTAAAAAACACGGATACGGATAGAGCCGGCTACCAGCCAGTGACCAACTTTGAACCCCAGGAAAGGGTCAACCCATTCGACAAGGACCCGCACAAGTCGCAGAGTGCGGCCAGCATCAACACGACCACCTCGTCATCCTCCTCGATGTCATCCTCGTCTATCTCGTCGAGAGTCAATCGGAACGGCAATGCGATGAAGTCGCCGCCACCGCCGACAGGAcctccaccgccgccgcctaCCAATAGCAGTGGCTACAGGAACAGCTTCAGCAGCTCCCTGAGCAAGGACAAGACCAGCTACGGCAACTACGGGAGCAACACCTCGGTGGAGACCATCACCAGGATGGACACCACCAACACAGGCGCCACAACGATCACAGAGGCCAGTGGCGGGGCAGCCAGCGGGGTCACAGCCATAACCAATATCAGCAATAGCGGTGTAGGATCGGGAATCGGACCAGGACCAGGGGGAGAGATCGCTCCGAACACTGGAACCATCACCACATCGGTGACCACCAACGACTGGCGGTCGGCCATCGGAATGCGATCGGCCAGCGTCTATAGTGCCCCGGCAGCAGTGACCACGACCGGAGCCCTGCCCGGAGACACCTCCGGGTACGACTCGAACTCCATAGCCTCCCAGGGCGCAGGATACAACAACCCCAGCGACCTGCCGTCGTACACCCGGCCCTCGTACTCCCGCTCCGAGAGCAATG CCTCCAAGCAATCCGATCTCGATGTCATTTTTGGCGACTCCAAGACCACCCCGATCTCCTACGGAAACGGCAAGTACACCCGGGCAGCTGGATCCCTCTCGGACGCGGACATGATCTTCGGGGGACCACCATCGAACTACAAGAGCGACCGCTTCGGGGCCGCCAAGAGCATGAGCATGAGCTCCAGCGGAGTGGGCGGATCCGGAAACGGATCGGGCAGCTACAAGATCTATGACGGCATCCAGAACGCGGCGTTCAGCGATTTCAGCGACTCCGGAAGTGTGAGCAGCATGGGATCGAACAGCAAGCGCTGGAGCAGCCACAACaaggaggaggacgacgagCTGGACTTGAAGTAG
- the LOC6500317 gene encoding tissue inhibitor of metalloproteinase: MDVRKHLGLWTLVLVAILALYGRPADACSCMPSHPQTHFCKADYVVQLRVLRKSNTIEPGKTTYKVHIKRTYKATPEARRMLRDGRLATPRDDGICGISLDIGRVYIVAGRMPALGVCHYYKEYTKMTITERHGFSGGYAKSCSCEAKPCFQNNCLNRRHYADMCQWSPFGKCETNYSACMPHVVQTVNGSISRCRWRRTQLYRKCMSEP, encoded by the exons ATGGATGTTAGAAAGCATTTGGGTTTATGGACGCTTGTCCTGGTCGCCATCCTGGCTCTGTACGGGCGCCCGGCGGACGCCTGCTCTTGCATGCCCTCCCACCCACAGACGCACTTCTGCAAGGCTGACTACG TTGTGCAACTGCGAGTCCTGCGAAAATCAAACACCATCGAGCCGGGCAAGACCACATACAAGGTGCACATCAAGAGGACCTACAAG GCGACTCCGGAGGCACGGCGAATGCTGCGAGACGGCCGACTGGCCACGCCCCGGGATGACGGCATCTGCGGCATAAGCCTGGACATCGGAAGGGTGTATATAGTGGCGGGACGCATGCCGGCCCTGGGCGTGTGCCACTACTACAAGGAGTACACCAAAATGACCATCACGGAGCGCCACGGCTTCAGCGGTGGCTACGCCAAGAGCTGCAGCTGCGAG GCCAAGCCCTGCTTCCAAAACAACTGCTTGAACCGCCGCCACTACGCGGACATGTGCCAGTGGTCGCCCTTTGGAAAGTGCGAGACGAACTACAGTGCCTGCATGCCCCACGTCGTCCAGACTGTAAACGGTAGCATCTCCCGCTGCCGCTGGCGGCGCACGCAGCTCTACAGAAAGTGCATGAGCGAGCCGTAA